A segment of the Zingiber officinale cultivar Zhangliang chromosome 8B, Zo_v1.1, whole genome shotgun sequence genome:
TGACGGGtctaaaggacctgacaccatgatgaaatctagctaggtcattGGGACCCGATAGCAGGTGGGAAGTTTAgataggtccgcgagacctgatatctgacgggaagtccggttgggtccacGAGACTTAACAACCGGCCGAAATCTAGTTAGATATGCGGATCTGACAATTGGCGAGAAGACCTGATGGGTTAAAGACAAGTCAAGCGACTGTAGTTGGTAAGTAAGAGGTAAGCAACtgaaggagagatccagtgaggacgcattcccggttgAGAGAATTATAGGTGTCGGTCCAACTTAGAtttatttggaaaacctaagttaagatcttgactagattctggtctcaaggAAACATtatctaattactacttctatcttactatattatactaactttattttgtaggataaatatatttttattgccCAGGATTAACTCATTTTTGCAGGGCAGATGACTGAAAAAAAGAGTGTCCGGATGCTtggactccgggcgcccagagctaGTCTAGGTGCCTGGACTAGAAAAATCATCCCAAAGTTGAGTTGGAGCGCGACGACTGGCCGAACCCACGTCAATGGTCCAAGTGCCCGGAGGGGGTCTGGGCGTCTAGAGATGGATAAATTTGACAGATCAAGTTTTGACGAGAGGTCGCCACGTCAGCAGCGGTCTAGACGCCCGGAATGGGCCTATAGAAAAGCCTTCGACCAACAGCTTCAGATGAATAACTGCTACAACTTTTGTTCTTGCGCGCTACTATGAAAAAGCTCCTACGATGCTGTAACATTCCACCGACAATCGGACATTAAGCTTTACTTAGTTTTATCTGTTGTTGTTAACCTTTCATTATAGTTCTTGTATTTCattattttaactttttgaactattagtgatCGCCCAACGAAAATATTCGACGAGtgcggatcttggagtaggagtcgttgaaggcttcgaaccaaataaaaaattacttgtgttaatgtatatttttattttctttatttcgctcataacttattttaaataataatttttaaaaaatattattcaccTCCACTCTAACGTCTTTAGACTCAAACAATGTGGTCGACTACCTCTAATTCATGCACTTATTATTTCAAGAAAATTATCCTTCTCCGAAAAATACCTTCTTTGTTAGAAGGTCTTATCTAAGACTTTGTACCTGTGCTTGGTACTCGATCATCTCGATCTATCGGGATTTCTTACCTACCTTGTATTCGGTTGACTTATTCAAGACTTCTTATTTGTTGCCAAATGTTTGATCTACTTGACCAATTTGGTCTTTTCCTGTGCCAGACATTTGGTCGACTTGATCCATTTGACTTTTTCTTCTACTTTGACAAATGTCTAGTCTACTTAACCCATCTGATTTTTTGTTCTCCTAATTTGTCAAACGTCTAGTTCATTTGGCTCATATTTGGATTTTTCATTGCTCCTATAATGTATATGTCAAGTCTCTTATCGACACACTTAACATATGTATTAGATCACACAATAATTAACTTTAAACTCTTTCATATACATCAAAATACCAATTCAATTATTTGGTGTTGCTTGCACCAAAATATAGCTTGTGCCCTCTAACTACAGAGTTGAAAATGTTAGATTCTCTTAGGTCAACAAATATGGATCTCAATATATTTCATATTCGTGCTCTTGATATATACAACAAACTTCTTCTAGTGCATGCTTTCCAAAGAGTTGCTACTTAAACTAACATAAGGCTCGAAGGCTACCATTGTCAATAAGTCCGACATGATCAACTCCAACCTTCCCTACTcaattgtgttaaaaaaaaaaaacaaacgaaAAAAGTGATAAAAAATGCCAAAGTTGGAGATGGATCTTAGGGCACTCAATGATGGACTTAATCCGATTAAGTCCGCGTGAACCTAATCTCGTTAAagtgaatttatattttattaatatggACATTATGATAGATAATCTTTACAGATTGGGCCGGACCGGATATATAAAAGAAGAGATCTAGTTTAATTAGGACATGCTAAATTATGttatcttcttctccattctttTCTCCCATTGAAAAAGGAGGACAGATCCTTTGATCCGTAATTTGCGGACcgttgatttggatggaccctaCCAATTTAAAGGTGGGCTCCATCCAAATCAATGATCTTTATATAGTGGATCATCTCCTGGTCCGCAAATTACGGACCAGAAGATCTGGTCCGTAAAGACCTTGAGTTGCCGACTCAATTTTGTGAAAGGCTTTCACTGTACTTGCAAGATCTCCCATGATAAATAAGATATACAATAACATTAGCTATGGACTCATGTTAACATTTGATTTATTGttgtataaattttaattttgtattgCTTTAAAGATTGATGATATATAACTAGATTATTATAGAGAcatcctttaattttatttttgatgtatCACAATCCTTTCACTCAACACTTAAAGGAAACAAGCATAGGAGCATCTTCAAGCAATGTTAATGGTAGTTATGCGTCAAAGCTAAATCTAAAACCATTTTAACATCATCTCAAGAAATTGTGAAGAAAGCGTTAATATAACAGTTTTACAAGAAAGTCTTACTTACAAATCTTCCAATGGAAGTTTTTACTTTGTCATATAAATTACCACGACATTAAGATAATTATAGCCAAAGTTTCGGTaattattttcattagatgaattgAATCACTTTGAGTATTTTATAAAGGATGACTACAACCTGGATTTTAAAAGATAGTTAGAAATCTGACAAATAAAAACATTCCATGAGGCATCAAAATTTCTTATATATATTGCACTACTTATTATTAGATGAACAACAATAAATTTACTAAAAATGATTAAAACTTCTCCCATAAGCCAGCGCCTCTTGTCGATTCGTCTGACCAAACTCCTTCCACCAAGTTGCCTCAGTTCTTTTCGCAGACCTTCTCCATTTCAAGGGCACACAATCTCagcaaaaaaaaataacaagCCAATTGAAATGTTCTAAAGCGCATAACCATGCGTTGATTGTAAagcaaaaaaatacataaaagaaaacataaattcgagGCTAGTGCTTTTGTAAGCTACCTACGGGTATCCATGTTGAATTTAGCAGTAATTTCTACCACAGTTGAGGAGAGTTACCCAAGCATTCGTATCCAGTGCTGGTTTCTGAAACTACCTCATTACAGTATCTACTTTGAGACGATCCACTTTGGCCCTCGAATTAATTTATTGTATTACAACAAACTATACTCAGGCGAGAAAGAGACAGTTAAGCAACTTCCAACCTATTAATTTTGATAGGGAACTGAGTACAAGTGAGCAAGAGGATTAGTAGAAGTTgtcatcttttaaaaaaataaaaaaatagatccGTTATCTTAGCGACCCCCTTAATACCGGCCCCATGAATATAAAAAGTAATCATCTTTCAAAAAAAAGTAGATCCGCTACCCTAAcgacccccctagtgccggccaaGTTATCATCTTTCAAGCTTAGTTACAAGGTGGAGCTATCCTCGGACGCATTCATCAGCAATCACAAGATGGCACTCCATGAGAGGTAGAGGAATAAAACACGGAAGAGGAGATAGTTATCTTCATAACCTATGGCCAATTCACTGAATCAGCACCTTAAGAACCTAAGAAATTTACTTGAAAAATAAAGCAACAGCCCGAATGgggtatttttgaaaaatcattttcccTAGTGATCTCTCAagtatatttttttgaaaataataagttCTACAAAAATAACTATGACTTAAAATTAATGGAAAACAAATAACTAATCTAACTTTAAAAGCTAAATATATCCTATGAAACTATCTATTCCATTCGTCAAGAATATCATTATCATGAATCAAACACATCACTGATAACTTCGTGTTGCATGGAAGGtacaattttaaattattaaattggcTCTAATTCATTAAAGGGATGCTTAATAGTTTCTCCTCGTTGAAGACGAGCAACAAATGATCCAGACTCTTAATTCGTATCTGACATATATATTAATCATAGGTAGCTTGACTGCAAATCtgttcaaattaaatcaaagattATAGTTGAACTGGACGTAAGAAAGATGAGAAGAATAAAAACTTGAGATTACAGTTGACTGGGAACAAATGGCCAGTACAAAGCTTGTTAACAAACAAATGTAAAATCTCTGGAAATAAAACTGCAACATGAAGAGCAAATTTTATTTTGGAGGTggctgtaataaaaaaaataaatacttgcCACGCTCTTGGATACAAACTGCAGAGCTACACTGATGGATCAGAAAGTTGAAAAGTATTATGTTAGGAACAATTCTGAAAATAGTTAGCACAAGACAAAAGTAACTTGCATCCCAGCACTGAAAGTCTCCACCAACCAAAATTTAATATTCTTTGGGAGGGGAGGCACAGGTAATTGTCAAATTTGTTCAAAGTTTGACCTGCAACAAACAGGAAAAAAAACATGCTGAGAAACAACATAAAAAACCTCAGAATCATGCAGCAAGCTTGTCATTCTCTTGCGAACGCTTACATTCTAGGAATAGTTCTTTAGAGTTAAATTGGGTTGAGATTGGTTTCTCAAAAGCGGGAGCCTAGCAGGGATGTAGTCATCGTCACTGTCATAGTCGGTTTCAATGTTGGGGCCAAGAACTTTTAGCACCATAGCCAAGATGATAGATAATGCCTAAGACAAAAATTGCAACACTATTAAAAAATGATCCAATTAAATGTGATAGATGTTTAAACAGGAGTTTTGATGTCAGATACATGTTCTTATTTCTTGCAAATTAAAACAATGCATATGGACAAGAAGGTTACAAAGATTGCAAATTTTAAGGGATTGATTGACAGAAAAAAGGTCAGATTAGTAATTGCGAAAGAAATATGTGAACCTAACACGAACATAGGCTGTGTTTACCTGGTTGAGAGGACAGGAACTGGAACAGAATTTCATAGTGCAAGTGATGGCAGAAAGAAATTGAGTGGAAATGCCAGGAATTGTTCCTTTATTACTTgggaaggaaaggaaaggaataagaacaatgaaataaaatgaaaaaaaaacaagttaCATAAGTATGCTCTTCCTCGGCACAACGGCTCAACCTCTGAGCTGTACAGGAAAGAACCAACAACTAATTTGTGTAGAAGCTAACTTCATAAGCACTCCATACTCATCAGCTACCTAAGCCAATTGTAGTTCCACAGCTAGCAAGCATCACTGCAGCATACAATAGACACAGCATGGAGAATAAGAAGCTGGGGAAAATTGGAGCATCTTTGATTTTGGCTTCAACAACGACCTTTGGGCTTGGCCTACAAATCCACGTCTGCCCGAAGCTCCCTTCAAGCTTGCAGGTGCTATCACCGGAGTTTGCTGATGCCTCTCCCCAGTTGCTCCCTAACCTCCATGATGAACTCATCCACACGACCGCCCAAGCTTGCCAATGCATTTCCCAGTTCTAATTCCTTCCCATCCTCTATTCCAAGCTCAATGATGCCTCTCTCCAAGATCCAATTCCTCACCAATCTCTATTCCAAGCTCAACAATTTCTGCATTGAGAGCTCACTGATGCCTTTTTCTAGCTCCAATTTGTCAGTAACCTCAATCCCAAGCTCACCTATGCCTCCGCTGCTGACTCCCTCTTGCTGCAATACATTCTCTAGGACAAACTTGTAATTTGCTCTATGCTTTCTACAGAAATTGATTGCTTTGGAGCATTCCACGGAATGACTTCCGAGTTCCTTCCACTATCTCATTTACGCTAGGGATATTATCTTGAACATCATGCCTTCCAAAAGAAATATTTTCTTTCTTCCTAAGTAAGCATCCCTTGGTAACAATTATAGATTTTTCCATGTGACTCCTACCATGGCTGAATGCAAGTTGTGAGATGGTCATGGATGCAAGCATCAAAACCATGTTCCTAGTGCCCACTCAAacacaaaaaatagaaataaacttTGGCCTGCCCACTCTAACAGGAAAAATAGAAATAACTTGTGGCCTAATCTATAAAGTACCTGATCACATCCTCCTAAAATAACAGGAAATCCATAGGCTCTAAGGACAGTAACTAGATAATACAccattattttcaaaaaagctcCAAATAACCATGTGTTGAACCTTCATTGGCATGTTCAATATAGTTAGAACAAAATATCAAATTTTGTTTCCAGTGCAAGTGTGGACAAGATACTCACTTGTGCAGCCACAATTAGCAAACCTATCCATTTGCACATTTCCTGATTTGATCGCACAAATTTCTTTAACTCATCAAATTTACCAGTTGGATCCTCTGGGAAATCCTGGTGTAGAGAAAGAATAAAACAAGATATATGAAGTGCACAGAAAAAAAAGAGAATCCAACAAAAGAATCATTCAGAGAAATACATACCTCCTCCCAGTTTTTATTCAGAAATATATCAGCAGTAATTGCACTTTCCGAAACGATTAGCAGAAAGACAAATGACATGTACTATATTTCTAGTTAAAGTTAAACAAGAAATAACACAGTAGCTCTAAACACAATTGATGAATGCAGCAGGAATTAAGGTGCATATGCAAAATACTATGTACAAATTATACTAATTTTATCCACTACATTGGAGAAGAAATCTATCAAGTTTGCATTTTGACACAATCAGTTTATTTTGAAGATCCTAGCTCACCGCATTAGCTATAATCCAAGCCCCAAAAAAATATTATTGTTATCATAAAAGGAATTCATGACTCAGTCATGCAAGACCTAAGATCAAGGTCAATCTTAAAATAAGTAACATGAACATGTTATCCTACTATAACCCCAAGTAGAGTACCTCTTAGAAATTTGGTTAATCAAATTGATACAGTACAAAGATGGAAATAACACTGTCCTAGTCAACGCCAGTAAGTGGTGTTGAAGTTCAAGTGTCATCATAGTAGTGTCCACCGACCATTTAAATGAATCAATGGGTTATGAGTTTATAAGGAGCAAGATTATAGTTGAAGAGTTGAGTCAATTTAGGAATTCAGTTGATGGTAGACATGGAGTATTATATCTTTAATCTATTCCTTTGCAATATTTCCTTCTTTTCTCCCAATACTCTCTCTGAGCATTGCACTATTCTAGGAAGCAAATTTATAGTCTAGTGTCCTCCTCCCACACAAAGGATCACAACGAAACATATAAATACTCGCTGCATGTAGTGTATGCAACCAACAAGCAACACGAACATCCAGACATTTAGCTTATTTTACCCAACCATAACAACAGAAATGATGCATGAACAAAACCCTGATTCTTCAACACAGAGAAGATAGATATGTAACAAAGAACAATTTtcaaattctaacttgataaataATACCTCTATAGTAGATATGGCAGTAATGACAACATTAAGT
Coding sequences within it:
- the LOC122015438 gene encoding tetraspanin-19-like translates to MGRWVRSCLQSMLKMVNSVIGLLGMGMIMYSMWMFRSWYKQFDGFPSSFDSSPPWFIYIFFGLGIFHCLITCAGLIAAETVNIHCLSCYMSFVFLLIVSESAITADIFLNKNWEEDFPEDPTGKFDELKKFVRSNQEMCKWIGLLIVAAQALSIILAMVLKVLGPNIETDYDSDDDYIPARLPLLRNQSQPNLTLKNYS